From Hydra vulgaris chromosome 15, alternate assembly HydraT2T_AEP, one genomic window encodes:
- the LOC100215871 gene encoding solute carrier family 35 member C2 isoform X3: MRNARLDLSRFVSTFFLILFMYITSVSLTFYNKWMTKKFHFPLTVSMIHFVVVFIIASIIRKVYEAHYKQKRVVLDWSTYIKKCFPTAVSGSLDIGLSNWSIMLSTVSLYTMAKSSTIIFIVGFSLLFGLEKLDRYLCAAVILIFIGLCLFTLEDQQFSFYGFCMGVAASLMGGVRWTTSELIMQKKSLGLHSPFDAIYHIQPVMAISMVFLAFSMEGPQLATSELFFRASSLKVALSSFLVILVGATLAFLLIVSEYLIVSNMSSITLSIASIFKEICVLTIAAEFGGDKWTMFNFIGLVICMCGISLHIVSKLLKEPAYSVVKSDESAMALTSLITEAQSEDEETFN, encoded by the exons ATGAGAAATGCACGTTTGGACCTCTCACGATTTgtcagcactttttttttaatcttatttatgTACATCACATCAGTATCTTTGACATTCTATAACAAATGGATGACTAAg AAGTTTCATTTTCCATTGACTGTTAGTATGATACATTTTGTCGttgtatttattattgcatCTATAATACGCAAAGTGTATGAAGCTCATTACAAGCAAAAGCGAGTTGTTTTGGATTGGAGTACTtatataaagaaatgttttcctacag CTGTCAGCGGATCATTAGATATTGGTTTGTCAAACTGGAGCATCATGTTGAGCACTGTTTCTTT GTATACTATGGCTAAATCCAGTACTATTATATTCATTGTTGGGTTTTCACTTTTGTTCGGATTAGAAAAGTTG GATCGATATCTTTGTGCTGCTGTCATTCTTATTTTCATTGGGCTGTGTCTTTTCACTCTAGAAGATCAACAGTTTAGTTTTTATGGTTTCTGCATG GGTGTTGCTGCATCACTTATGGGTGGTGTTCGTTGGACAACCTCAGAATTAATTAtgcagaaaaaaagtttag gcTTGCACAGCCCATTTGATGCAATCTACCACATTCAACCAGTAATGGCTATTTCTATGGTGTTTCTTGCTTTTTCTATGGAAG GGCCACAACTTGCTACTTCAGAGTTATTCTTTCGTGCTTCCTCTCTAAAAGTTGCATTATCGTCatttttagtgattttagtGGGTGCCACTCTCGCATTCCTTCTTATTGTGTCAGAATATTTAATTGTTTCTAACATGTCCAGTATAACACTATCGATTGCATCTATTTTTAAG gaaatTTGTGTACTTACTATTGCTGCAGAGTTCGGGGGGGATAAGTGGACCATGTTTAATTTCATTGGATTAGTCATTTGTATGTGTGGTATTAGTCTTCATATTGTATCTAAATTGTTAAAAG agCCAGCATATTCTGTGGTAAAAAGTGATGAAAGTGCAATGGCTTTAACTTCCCTTATAACAGAAGCTCAATCTGAAGATGAggaaacttttaattaa
- the LOC100215871 gene encoding solute carrier family 35 member C2 isoform X4: MQEIFWCVDSHNDFLALNLTKVHGVDKFHFPLTVSMIHFVVVFIIASIIRKVYEAHYKQKRVVLDWSTYIKKCFPTAVSGSLDIGLSNWSIMLSTVSLYTMAKSSTIIFIVGFSLLFGLEKLDRYLCAAVILIFIGLCLFTLEDQQFSFYGFCMGVAASLMGGVRWTTSELIMQKKSLGLHSPFDAIYHIQPVMAISMVFLAFSMEGPQLATSELFFRASSLKVALSSFLVILVGATLAFLLIVSEYLIVSNMSSITLSIASIFKEICVLTIAAEFGGDKWTMFNFIGLVICMCGISLHIVSKLLKEPAYSVVKSDESAMALTSLITEAQSEDEETFN, from the exons ATGCAGGAAATTTTTTGGTGTGTTGACTCACATAATGATTTCTTGGCATTAAACTTGACAAAAGTACATGGGGTGGAT AAGTTTCATTTTCCATTGACTGTTAGTATGATACATTTTGTCGttgtatttattattgcatCTATAATACGCAAAGTGTATGAAGCTCATTACAAGCAAAAGCGAGTTGTTTTGGATTGGAGTACTtatataaagaaatgttttcctacag CTGTCAGCGGATCATTAGATATTGGTTTGTCAAACTGGAGCATCATGTTGAGCACTGTTTCTTT GTATACTATGGCTAAATCCAGTACTATTATATTCATTGTTGGGTTTTCACTTTTGTTCGGATTAGAAAAGTTG GATCGATATCTTTGTGCTGCTGTCATTCTTATTTTCATTGGGCTGTGTCTTTTCACTCTAGAAGATCAACAGTTTAGTTTTTATGGTTTCTGCATG GGTGTTGCTGCATCACTTATGGGTGGTGTTCGTTGGACAACCTCAGAATTAATTAtgcagaaaaaaagtttag gcTTGCACAGCCCATTTGATGCAATCTACCACATTCAACCAGTAATGGCTATTTCTATGGTGTTTCTTGCTTTTTCTATGGAAG GGCCACAACTTGCTACTTCAGAGTTATTCTTTCGTGCTTCCTCTCTAAAAGTTGCATTATCGTCatttttagtgattttagtGGGTGCCACTCTCGCATTCCTTCTTATTGTGTCAGAATATTTAATTGTTTCTAACATGTCCAGTATAACACTATCGATTGCATCTATTTTTAAG gaaatTTGTGTACTTACTATTGCTGCAGAGTTCGGGGGGGATAAGTGGACCATGTTTAATTTCATTGGATTAGTCATTTGTATGTGTGGTATTAGTCTTCATATTGTATCTAAATTGTTAAAAG agCCAGCATATTCTGTGGTAAAAAGTGATGAAAGTGCAATGGCTTTAACTTCCCTTATAACAGAAGCTCAATCTGAAGATGAggaaacttttaattaa